Proteins found in one Aquibium microcysteis genomic segment:
- a CDS encoding PleD family two-component system response regulator, which translates to MTARILVVDDVPANLRLLEARLLAEYFEVLTATSGREALDLCESGRVDVVLLDIMMPGMDGFEVCRRIKADPATAHIPVVMVTALDQVEDRVRGLEVGADDFLTKPANDLQLMTRVKSLVRLKVLSDELRLRASTTRAIGVEALITGMRGPEGGLPRILLVDGKAGSAEAIRAKFGDAAQVDVSLDPQDGLFRAAEGAYDTIVVTTGFDAFDPLRLCSQLRSLDRTRFLPIILVVEQGEDQRIARALELGVNDYIVRPLDGQELIARMRTQVKRKRYNDHLRASVTETIELAVTDGLTGLHNRRYLDSHLDALVSRAKSRRMPLSLMITDLDRFKSINDTWGHDGGDAVLHEFATRLRRSVRGADLACRFGGEEFVIVMPDTDGRTAEKIAERLRQEVASVPFDVGGQAVTVTISVGVAQMLHIHDDAAALLKRADRALYEAKNGGRNRVVGRAA; encoded by the coding sequence ATGACCGCGCGCATCCTCGTCGTCGACGACGTTCCGGCCAATCTTCGGCTTCTCGAAGCGCGCCTGCTCGCCGAGTATTTCGAGGTCCTGACGGCGACGAGCGGTCGCGAGGCGCTGGATCTGTGCGAAAGCGGCCGCGTCGACGTCGTCCTGCTCGACATCATGATGCCCGGCATGGACGGCTTCGAGGTCTGCCGTCGCATCAAGGCCGATCCGGCGACCGCCCACATCCCGGTCGTGATGGTGACGGCGCTGGATCAGGTCGAGGACCGGGTGCGGGGGCTGGAGGTCGGGGCCGACGATTTTCTGACCAAGCCCGCCAACGACCTGCAGCTGATGACGCGCGTCAAGAGCCTCGTGCGGCTGAAGGTCCTGTCTGACGAACTGCGACTGCGCGCCTCCACGACCCGCGCCATCGGCGTCGAGGCGCTGATCACGGGCATGCGCGGCCCCGAGGGAGGATTGCCCCGCATCCTGCTGGTCGACGGAAAGGCCGGATCGGCCGAGGCCATCCGGGCGAAGTTCGGCGATGCAGCGCAGGTCGACGTCAGCCTCGATCCGCAGGACGGCCTGTTCCGAGCCGCGGAGGGTGCCTACGACACCATCGTCGTGACGACCGGCTTCGATGCCTTCGATCCGCTGCGTCTGTGCTCGCAACTGCGGTCGCTCGACCGCACGCGGTTCCTGCCGATCATCCTCGTCGTCGAGCAGGGCGAGGACCAGCGCATCGCCCGGGCGCTGGAACTCGGGGTCAACGACTACATCGTGCGTCCGCTCGACGGCCAGGAACTGATCGCCCGCATGCGCACGCAGGTGAAGCGCAAGCGCTACAACGACCATCTGCGGGCTTCGGTGACCGAGACGATCGAACTCGCGGTCACGGACGGCCTGACCGGGCTGCACAACCGCCGCTATCTCGACAGCCATCTCGACGCCCTGGTGAGCCGCGCCAAGTCGCGCCGGATGCCGCTGTCCTTGATGATCACCGACCTCGACCGCTTCAAGTCGATCAACGACACCTGGGGCCATGACGGCGGCGACGCCGTCCTGCACGAGTTCGCCACGCGGCTCCGGCGCAGCGTGCGCGGCGCCGATCTCGCCTGCCGCTTCGGCGGCGAGGAGTTCGTCATCGTGATGCCCGATACCGACGGGCGCACCGCCGAGAAGATCGCCGAACGGTTGCGCCAGGAGGTCGCCAGCGTCCCGTTCGACGTCGGCGGGCAGGCGGTCACGGTCACCATCAGCGTCGGCGTGGCGCAGATGCTGCACATCCACGACGATGCGGCCGCACTCCTCAAGCGCGCCGACCGCGCGCTGTACGAGGCCAAGAATGGCGGCCGGAACCGCGTGGTCGGCCGCGCGGCGTGA
- a CDS encoding response regulator yields MAKKVMIVEDNELNMKLFRDLIEASGYETVRTRNGLEALDLARMHHPDLILMDIQLPEVSGLEVTKWLKEDDDLHSIPVIAVTAFAMKGDEERIRQGGCEAYISKPISVGKFIETIRSYLGDA; encoded by the coding sequence ATGGCCAAGAAGGTGATGATCGTCGAGGACAACGAGCTCAACATGAAGCTCTTCCGCGACCTGATCGAGGCCAGCGGCTACGAGACGGTGCGCACGCGAAACGGCCTGGAAGCGCTCGATCTCGCACGCATGCATCATCCCGACCTCATCCTGATGGACATCCAGCTTCCGGAGGTGTCCGGCCTCGAGGTCACCAAATGGCTGAAGGAAGACGACGACCTCCACTCCATCCCCGTGATCGCGGTGACGGCCTTCGCGATGAAGGGCGACGAGGAGCGGATCCGCCAGGGCGGCTGCGAGGCCTACATCTCCAAGCCGATCTCCGTCGGCAAGTTCATCGAGACCATCAGATCCTACCTGGGCGACGCGTGA
- a CDS encoding DUF3572 domain-containing protein: MSKIPPGAGAPTVGGSDAEALAIEALGFVASDPALMPRFLAMSGIDAGQIRRAAAEPGFLAGVLGFLLGHEPSLMAFCEATGTDPAAVGRARRALPGGADDYEAST; this comes from the coding sequence ATGTCGAAGATCCCTCCCGGCGCGGGCGCGCCGACCGTCGGCGGCAGCGATGCCGAAGCCCTCGCGATCGAGGCGCTCGGCTTCGTCGCGTCCGACCCGGCGCTGATGCCGCGCTTCCTCGCGATGAGCGGCATCGATGCCGGACAGATCCGCCGTGCGGCGGCCGAACCTGGCTTCCTTGCGGGGGTCCTCGGTTTCCTCCTCGGTCACGAGCCGAGCCTGATGGCGTTCTGCGAGGCGACCGGAACCGATCCGGCGGCCGTCGGCCGCGCCCGGCGTGCGCTTCCCGGCGGCGCCGACGACTACGAGGCCTCGACGTGA
- a CDS encoding GNAT family N-acetyltransferase, with amino-acid sequence MTDASTDASIRPLTAELWPALEDLFGPQGACYGCWCTYFRLPPARRRAGTRETNKAHLMNRVEAGPPPGLIAFQDGVPVGWMQVGPRADVPEWNNARRVSAPLEGEAVADPANWAISCFFIRLKARGRGLSHRLVAAGIDFARDNGARLLDACPIDEAKQSKSVGLFVGSTRVFEAAGFRPVALRKPGRPLMRLEL; translated from the coding sequence ATGACCGATGCCTCGACCGACGCGTCCATCCGGCCGCTGACGGCAGAGCTGTGGCCGGCGCTCGAGGACCTCTTCGGCCCTCAGGGCGCGTGCTACGGCTGCTGGTGCACCTATTTCCGCCTGCCGCCGGCTCGGCGCCGTGCCGGCACCCGCGAGACCAACAAGGCACACCTGATGAACCGGGTGGAAGCCGGCCCGCCGCCCGGGTTGATCGCGTTCCAGGACGGCGTGCCGGTGGGCTGGATGCAGGTCGGGCCGCGCGCGGACGTGCCGGAGTGGAACAATGCGCGCCGGGTCTCGGCGCCGCTCGAGGGCGAGGCGGTCGCCGATCCCGCGAACTGGGCCATTTCGTGCTTCTTCATCCGCTTGAAGGCGCGGGGCAGGGGACTGTCCCACCGTCTCGTGGCCGCCGGCATCGACTTCGCGCGCGACAACGGCGCGCGGCTGCTCGACGCCTGCCCGATCGACGAGGCGAAGCAGTCGAAATCCGTCGGGCTGTTCGTCGGCTCGACGCGGGTGTTCGAAGCGGCCGGCTTCCGGCCGGTCGCCCTGCGCAAGCCGGGGCGGCCGCTGATGCGGCTCGAACTCTGA
- a CDS encoding DNA polymerase IV: protein MPRAVNDPSAGFCRDCLSPQVDRAARRCGHCGSPRLVRHAELFALSIAHIDCDAFYAAVEKRDRPELRDRPVIIGGGKRGVVSTACYIARISGVRSAMPMFKALEACPEAVVIKPDMEKYARVGREVRTMMQALTPLVEPISIDEAFLDLSGTERLHGMPPALVLARFSRDVEREIGISASIGLSYCKFLAKIASDFQKPRGFSVIGEQEAVTFLAGRPVTMIWGVGKAFAEVLERDGIRTIGQLQTMERGDLMKRYGSMGDRLFHLSRGMDERKVHAEHETKSVSAETTFDTDLALPDDLVPVLRALSEKVSSRLKKAGIAGRTIVLKLKTSDFRIRTRNRQLADPTRLADRIFSTGLELLRKETDGTRYRLIGIGVSDLSDADRADPPDLVDVSARKRALAEGAIDRLRDKFGTVAVETGYTFGRGRNARPQRQGDG from the coding sequence ATGCCGCGCGCTGTCAACGATCCCTCGGCCGGTTTCTGCCGCGATTGCCTGAGCCCCCAGGTGGATCGGGCCGCACGCCGCTGCGGCCATTGCGGCAGTCCCCGCCTCGTGCGGCATGCGGAGCTTTTCGCTCTTTCCATCGCCCATATCGACTGCGATGCCTTCTATGCGGCGGTCGAGAAGCGCGACCGGCCCGAACTGCGCGACCGCCCGGTCATCATCGGCGGCGGCAAGCGCGGTGTCGTGTCGACCGCGTGCTACATCGCGCGCATCAGCGGTGTTCGATCGGCGATGCCGATGTTCAAGGCGCTCGAAGCCTGTCCCGAAGCCGTCGTCATCAAGCCGGACATGGAGAAATACGCCCGCGTCGGGCGCGAGGTTCGCACCATGATGCAGGCGCTGACACCGCTGGTCGAGCCGATCTCCATCGACGAAGCCTTTCTCGACCTGTCGGGAACGGAGCGGCTGCACGGCATGCCGCCGGCGCTCGTGCTCGCACGGTTTTCGCGCGACGTGGAACGGGAGATCGGCATCTCGGCGTCGATCGGCCTGTCCTACTGCAAGTTCCTTGCGAAGATCGCTTCTGATTTCCAGAAGCCGCGCGGCTTCTCCGTCATCGGCGAGCAGGAAGCGGTGACCTTCCTCGCCGGCAGGCCTGTGACCATGATCTGGGGCGTCGGCAAGGCCTTCGCCGAGGTGCTGGAACGCGACGGCATCCGGACGATCGGCCAGTTGCAGACGATGGAGCGCGGCGACCTGATGAAGCGCTACGGGTCCATGGGCGACCGGCTCTTCCACCTGTCGCGGGGCATGGACGAGCGCAAGGTCCACGCGGAGCACGAGACCAAGAGCGTATCGGCCGAAACCACCTTCGACACCGATCTCGCTTTGCCCGACGATCTCGTGCCCGTGCTGCGCGCCCTGTCGGAAAAGGTCTCCTCCCGGCTGAAGAAGGCGGGCATCGCCGGGCGCACGATCGTGCTGAAGCTCAAGACCAGCGACTTTCGCATCCGCACCCGCAACCGCCAGCTGGCAGACCCGACGCGGCTCGCCGACCGCATCTTCTCGACCGGCCTCGAACTGCTGCGCAAGGAGACCGACGGCACCCGCTACCGGCTGATCGGCATCGGCGTCAGCGACCTGTCCGATGCCGACCGCGCCGATCCGCCCGATCTCGTCGACGTCAGCGCTCGCAAGCGAGCGCTCGCGGAGGGCGCCATCGACAGGCTGCGCGACAAGTTCGGCACGGTGGCCGTCGAGACGGGCTACACTTTCGGAAGAGGCCGCAACGCCCGCCCGCAGCGCCAGGGCGACGGCTGA
- the aztA gene encoding zinc ABC transporter ATP-binding protein AztA, protein MTEPVLAFRDLTLGYDRHPAVHHLTGDVARGSLTAVVGPNGSGKSTLMKGIVGVLAPLGGEVGVAPGTRIAYLAQQSEIDRSFPARVIDLVRLGLWGKRGLLGRYDRTDHANCRKALQAVGLEGFQERPLDTLSGGQLQRALFARVLVQDADLILLDEPFNAIDANTVADLVALIRLWHGEERTILVVAHDLDLVRRHFPQTLILSRRKVAWGPTSEVLVPENLARARNFDEAWSDDAPWCEPDHVHAGDGEPHAHHHHGEEPHGHVSRHGTGARPHGLS, encoded by the coding sequence ATGACAGAACCCGTTCTCGCCTTCCGCGACCTGACGCTCGGCTATGATCGCCATCCCGCCGTCCACCATCTGACGGGCGACGTGGCGCGCGGCTCGCTGACGGCCGTCGTCGGACCGAACGGGTCCGGCAAGTCGACGCTGATGAAGGGCATCGTCGGCGTTCTCGCGCCGCTGGGCGGCGAGGTGGGCGTCGCGCCCGGCACGCGCATCGCCTATCTCGCCCAGCAGTCCGAGATCGACCGCTCCTTTCCCGCCCGCGTCATCGACCTCGTGCGCCTGGGCCTCTGGGGCAAGCGCGGCCTGCTCGGCCGCTACGACCGGACCGACCACGCCAATTGCCGCAAGGCGCTGCAGGCGGTCGGGCTCGAAGGATTCCAGGAACGTCCGCTCGACACGCTGTCCGGTGGCCAGCTGCAGCGCGCGCTGTTCGCCCGCGTGCTCGTCCAGGACGCCGACCTGATCCTGCTCGACGAACCCTTCAACGCCATCGACGCCAACACCGTCGCCGATCTCGTCGCGCTCATCCGCCTCTGGCATGGCGAGGAGCGAACGATCCTGGTCGTCGCACACGACCTCGATCTCGTCCGGCGCCATTTCCCGCAGACGCTGATCCTGTCGCGGCGCAAGGTGGCGTGGGGGCCGACGTCGGAGGTGCTGGTCCCGGAAAACCTCGCCCGCGCCCGCAATTTCGACGAGGCCTGGAGCGACGACGCCCCCTGGTGCGAGCCCGACCATGTGCATGCCGGAGACGGCGAGCCGCACGCGCACCATCACCATGGAGAAGAGCCGCATGGGCATGTCTCGCGCCACGGCACCGGCGCGCGTCCGCACGGCCTGTCGTGA
- the aztB gene encoding zinc ABC transporter permease AztB, producing MIDFLVGPFLEFAFMQRALLGAVMLSLASCPVGVFLMLRRMSLAGDAMAHAILPGAAVGFLLYGLAIVPMTIGGLVAGVVVALGAGAVSRFTLQKEDASLAAFYLISLALGVMIVSLRGSSVDLMHVLFGTVLALNDEALTLIGAICGITLVTLAILWRGLVAECLDPLFLRSVSRIGTVVHFAFLALVVLNLVGGFQALGTLLSVGLMMLPAAAARFWTTRVGPMCVLAVAIGLASSLSGLLLSYHAALPSGPSIVLSAGAAYLLSILFGTRGIMAVRSRHRHKAA from the coding sequence ATGATCGATTTCCTCGTCGGCCCCTTCCTCGAATTCGCCTTCATGCAGCGCGCGCTGCTCGGCGCGGTCATGCTGTCGCTCGCCTCCTGCCCTGTCGGCGTCTTCCTGATGCTTCGGCGGATGAGCCTCGCCGGCGACGCGATGGCTCACGCCATCCTGCCGGGCGCCGCGGTCGGCTTCCTGCTCTATGGCCTGGCGATCGTTCCGATGACCATCGGCGGTCTCGTCGCGGGCGTCGTCGTGGCGCTGGGAGCCGGCGCGGTATCGCGCTTCACGCTGCAGAAGGAGGACGCCTCGCTTGCCGCCTTCTACCTGATCTCGCTGGCGCTCGGCGTCATGATCGTGTCGCTGCGCGGGTCGAGCGTCGACCTGATGCACGTGCTGTTCGGCACCGTGCTCGCCCTCAACGACGAGGCGCTGACGCTGATCGGCGCGATCTGCGGCATCACGCTGGTGACGCTCGCCATTCTCTGGCGCGGCCTCGTGGCCGAATGCCTCGACCCGCTCTTCCTGCGCTCGGTGAGTCGCATCGGCACGGTGGTCCACTTCGCTTTCCTGGCGCTCGTCGTGCTGAACCTCGTCGGCGGCTTCCAGGCGCTCGGCACCCTGCTGTCGGTCGGCCTGATGATGCTGCCCGCGGCGGCGGCCCGGTTCTGGACGACGCGGGTCGGACCGATGTGCGTCCTGGCGGTGGCGATCGGGCTGGCGTCGAGCCTGTCCGGCCTGCTCCTCTCCTACCATGCCGCGCTGCCGTCCGGGCCGTCGATCGTGCTGTCGGCCGGCGCCGCCTATCTT